Genomic DNA from Pseudofrancisella aestuarii:
GACAAAAAGAAAAGTTAAAGAAAAAACCAAATATTGTCGTTGGTTCTGTTGGGAGAATTCTAGAACTTATTGATCAAAAGAAACTAAAAGCCACTCATTTACAATACTGTATTATAGATGAAGCAGATCGTATGCTTGAAGATGATAGTTTAAGACTTTTGAAACAAATTATTTCTAAAACTACAAATCTACAATATATATTAGGTTCTGCTACTATCAAAAACCATGCCTTTGATATTGCTAATAGTTTTATAGAAAACCTAGAGCTTGTTGATAACTCAAAAGAAATAGAAACTATAGAGCATAGTTATATTACTGCTGATGGCAACCGTAAAACAGATACATTACGAAAGTTACTTAACAAAATATCTCCAGCTAAATCTATAGTATTCTTACATAGAAATAATGATGTAGATTTTGTCACAAAAAAGATAGATAAACTAGAATGTGGTGTTGGCTCTATTCATAGTGAACAAGATAAAATTGATAGAGCTAATACCATCAAAAAATTCAAAAATGGGCAGATTAAAGTTTTAGTTGCCTCTGATGTCGCAGCTAGAGGGCTCGATATTAATGATGTCGATTTTGTAATAAATTATGATATCCCATCCAAACCAGAAGACTATCAACATAGAGCTGGCAGAACAGGCCGTATGGGTAGATCTGGCAAAAGCATCCTTATAATTACAAAAATAGAATTTTCTTATATTGAAAAACTACAAAAAAAATTAAACATCAATATTAAGAATGAAGTTTTTAATAAAATATTATAAAACATCAATTATAAAGCTTGTTTAACTATAGTTTTCTTAACTAAATTATTTTTATTTACAAAATTTAGGCCAAATTTTCTCAAGCTACTAATGACACTATTATTACTAGCAAACACTTCTTTAAATGCTTTCATCAAATATATCATTTTTGTATTGTCTAATTTGCGTTGTCTTTGATACTTATCTAATGTCGATAAAGCACCTAATATTCTACCTTTTTCAAAAGCCTCACTTAGAACATCTACTAAAACTTGAACATCCTTAAAGCCTAAATTAATACCTTGTCCAGCTAAAGGATGTATAGTATGGCAAGCATCACCTACTAAGACTACCCTATCTTGGATATACTCTTTCGCATGTCTTTCAGCTAGAGGAAAACTAAATCTTTTAGAAAGAAGCTTCACTTCGCCTAGCATTCCATTAATAGCCTTAGAAAGCTCTTTTTGGAAATCACTATCATCTAAAGAATTAATATAGTCCACATATTCTGATTTTAATGACCAAACTATTGAAGCTCTTTTTTGATCTTCTAATGGTAGAAAAGCCAATACTCCCTTATCATAGAATCTTTGATATGCAGTAGCTTCATGAGATTTTTCTAACTCTAAAGTTGCTACAATAGCTGTGTGATCATAAGCTTTTACTTTTGTTGGAAAATTAAAATAATCCCTTACAAATGAGTTAGCTCCATCAGCTCCAACTAGTAAATTTGCTTCTATTTCTAAATCATCAAATTTTACTCTAACAGTATCTTTATATCTTTGTATTTCATTAATCTTAGAGTTTTCTAATATTTGTATATCTGTTGATCTAATTTTATTTAAAAGTGAGTCTACTATAAGCTGATTTTCTACAATATGTCCAAGGTTATGCTCTGATATTTCTTCAGCTGTAATGTTTATATATTCATCTGGAGTATCATCCCACACTCTCATCATATAATATGGAGAAACTCTTTCATCTTTTATAGAACTCCATACATCAAGCTCTTTAAGAAAATTTTGACTATTATGATTTATAGCACTAACTCGTGTCTCTACTCTATCATTAGATAACTTCTTAACAGGTATTTTACCAGCTTCTACTATTACTACTTGGATACCTTTATTGTATAAAGCTAATGCTAGTGACAAGCCAACCATACCAGCACCAATTATTACTACATCTTTTTGTAACATTACTCTACAACCTTTCTCATTAGTGTTGAGCCTTTACTAAATTTACCCATCATTAATTTACTAAATGTTTTTTTAGCTGTTTTACTTCTTTGTAATAAATGCAGCCCTGTATTTCTAAGTGTTTTTAAAGCAAAATTATCTGAAACAAATAGTTGTATAAAACTATGTGTAACTTTCACTGTCCTTTTATGATCAGATTTTCT
This window encodes:
- a CDS encoding DEAD/DEAH box helicase, with amino-acid sequence MLFSDLHVSQDIIEILENKNIKTPTNSQILSFEKILTGNNIWLKSPTGSGKTLAYILPIINKLLTDKKPLTQVVFFTPTHELAIQISNFINETFSNIGIKSLALIGKASIDRQKEKLKKKPNIVVGSVGRILELIDQKKLKATHLQYCIIDEADRMLEDDSLRLLKQIISKTTNLQYILGSATIKNHAFDIANSFIENLELVDNSKEIETIEHSYITADGNRKTDTLRKLLNKISPAKSIVFLHRNNDVDFVTKKIDKLECGVGSIHSEQDKIDRANTIKKFKNGQIKVLVASDVAARGLDINDVDFVINYDIPSKPEDYQHRAGRTGRMGRSGKSILIITKIEFSYIEKLQKKLNINIKNEVFNKIL
- a CDS encoding UbiH/UbiF/VisC/COQ6 family ubiquinone biosynthesis hydroxylase, with product MLQKDVVIIGAGMVGLSLALALYNKGIQVVIVEAGKIPVKKLSNDRVETRVSAINHNSQNFLKELDVWSSIKDERVSPYYMMRVWDDTPDEYINITAEEISEHNLGHIVENQLIVDSLLNKIRSTDIQILENSKINEIQRYKDTVRVKFDDLEIEANLLVGADGANSFVRDYFNFPTKVKAYDHTAIVATLELEKSHEATAYQRFYDKGVLAFLPLEDQKRASIVWSLKSEYVDYINSLDDSDFQKELSKAINGMLGEVKLLSKRFSFPLAERHAKEYIQDRVVLVGDACHTIHPLAGQGINLGFKDVQVLVDVLSEAFEKGRILGALSTLDKYQRQRKLDNTKMIYLMKAFKEVFASNNSVISSLRKFGLNFVNKNNLVKKTIVKQAL